Proteins from a genomic interval of Rubinisphaera italica:
- the metK gene encoding methionine adenosyltransferase: MSNYIFTSESVSMGHPDKVSDQVSDGILDALLAQDPLSRVACETLCTTDFVCLAGEITSNAKVDYAAIARKVIDEIGYNSDDLGFNAKTCEIDVRLHSQSSDIAMGVDRDGAGDQGLMFGYACHQTEEFMPVPIALSHRILNRLTEARQKGEVNWLRPDSKSQVSVEFEGSRPVGVSAVVISTQHAESVSQKEISDFAIEQIIKDVVPAEFLSDKTKYHINPTGQFIIGGPHGDCGLTGRKIIVDTYGGWGRHGGGAFSGKDSTKVDRSAAYMARYVAKNIVAAGLATECEVQLAYAIGVAEPVSVRVDTFGSAEVDESKIEAAVREIFPLTPKGIIETLDLRRPIFQKTAWGGHFGRNDPDFTWESTNKASALREAVGLGSEVPQTEFVMS; encoded by the coding sequence ATGTCGAATTATATTTTCACGAGTGAATCTGTCAGTATGGGGCACCCGGACAAAGTTTCCGATCAGGTCTCCGATGGCATACTTGATGCCTTGCTGGCTCAGGATCCACTCTCCCGCGTCGCCTGCGAAACACTCTGCACAACAGACTTCGTTTGCTTGGCTGGTGAAATCACTTCTAATGCCAAAGTCGATTACGCAGCCATCGCCCGTAAAGTGATCGATGAGATTGGTTACAACAGCGACGATCTGGGCTTCAACGCAAAGACCTGCGAAATTGATGTTCGTCTGCATTCTCAGTCGAGCGATATCGCCATGGGAGTCGATCGCGACGGAGCCGGTGATCAGGGATTGATGTTTGGCTATGCCTGCCATCAAACCGAAGAATTCATGCCGGTCCCAATTGCATTATCGCATCGAATTTTGAATCGTTTGACGGAAGCTCGTCAAAAAGGGGAAGTGAACTGGTTGCGTCCCGACAGCAAAAGTCAGGTGAGTGTCGAGTTCGAAGGTTCCCGTCCGGTTGGAGTTTCTGCGGTTGTTATTTCGACTCAACATGCCGAAAGCGTGTCACAAAAAGAGATCAGCGATTTCGCGATTGAGCAGATTATTAAAGACGTTGTCCCTGCAGAATTCCTCAGCGACAAAACCAAATATCATATCAATCCGACTGGGCAGTTTATCATCGGTGGCCCGCACGGCGATTGTGGTTTGACCGGACGAAAAATCATCGTCGATACCTACGGCGGCTGGGGACGACATGGCGGCGGAGCCTTCAGTGGAAAAGACTCTACTAAAGTGGACCGATCTGCAGCTTACATGGCACGCTATGTCGCTAAGAACATCGTCGCAGCTGGGCTGGCAACCGAATGTGAAGTTCAACTGGCCTATGCGATTGGTGTCGCTGAGCCTGTGAGTGTGCGAGTCGATACCTTCGGTTCTGCCGAAGTCGACGAGTCAAAAATCGAAGCCGCTGTCCGTGAGATTTTCCCACTGACTCCCAAAGGCATCATCGAAACTCTCGACCTGCGACGCCCGATCTTCCAGAAAACAGCCTGGGGTGGACACTTCGGTCGTAATGATCCTGATTTCACCTGGGAATCAACAAACAAAGCGTCTGCACTGCGTGAAGCGGTCGGCCTGGGAAGTGAAGTTCCTCAGACAGAGTTTGTGATGAGCTAA
- the rfbC gene encoding dTDP-4-dehydrorhamnose 3,5-epimerase yields MKILPTSIADCSIVELDVFGDSRGFFMEMYRQSRYTEFGIDANFVQDNYSRSRLGTLRGLHYQLKNPQGKLVQVLQGEVYDVAVDLREDSPTFRQWTGVRLNAQTPQQLYVPPGCAHGFYVLSDSVDFLYKCTADYDAADEHVLMWNDPQIGIEWPMTGDPILSEKDKKGLPFTECATYPAV; encoded by the coding sequence ATGAAAATTCTCCCCACCTCCATCGCTGATTGCTCGATTGTGGAACTCGATGTATTCGGCGATTCCCGAGGTTTCTTTATGGAAATGTATCGTCAATCCAGGTATACCGAATTCGGTATCGATGCGAACTTTGTTCAGGATAATTATTCCCGTTCACGGCTGGGAACTTTACGTGGGTTGCACTATCAATTGAAAAACCCACAGGGGAAACTTGTGCAAGTTCTGCAGGGGGAAGTGTACGATGTGGCAGTCGATTTGCGGGAAGATTCTCCAACGTTCCGGCAATGGACGGGCGTTCGATTGAACGCACAGACTCCTCAGCAGCTTTACGTGCCCCCCGGCTGTGCTCATGGGTTTTATGTTCTGAGTGACTCTGTCGATTTTCTCTACAAATGCACCGCTGACTACGATGCTGCCGACGAACATGTCCTGATGTGGAACGATCCACAAATTGGGATAGAATGGCCTATGACAGGAGATCCGATCCTTTCGGAAAAGGATAAAAAAGGTTTACCTTTTACTGAATGCGCGACTTACCCCGCAGTTTGA
- a CDS encoding 3-deoxy-D-manno-octulosonic acid transferase yields MRYLLNILYLSLLTLAFPYLVYRRLKTGRYREGFREKFLGQIPRRDSHAECVWFHAVSVGEVLQIEPVVNSWKERHPDWEVAISITTQTGMQVARKTYPDCRLFYCPLDFSWAVRNVIQRLKPSCLGLVELELWPNLILETHRANIPVTLINGRLSANSFKGYRRFRSLIRPLLQRFSLIVAQNSEYADRFLALGANASRLETAGSIKFDRLMTDRNHLRVQELRNAFAISPDAPVMMAGSTGEPEESLILSAWKTLRSEFPDLQLIIAPRHQERFDEVSQLIQESGSQVLRRSLVNSGEQSGRDADSSTVRLLDTLGELSACWGLAEIAFVGGSFNQRGGQNMMEPAGYGAAIVLGPNTWNFIEVVEELERRKACMVIPTGDELADCISVLLHQPENAELIGNAARKYVLSQQGATRKTMEWIEQTLEIPFKRIQKSAA; encoded by the coding sequence GTGCGATATCTGCTCAACATTCTGTATCTCTCATTGCTGACTCTGGCGTTTCCATATCTGGTTTATCGACGATTGAAAACGGGTCGATACCGCGAGGGGTTTCGAGAAAAGTTCCTTGGACAGATTCCTCGTCGAGATAGTCATGCAGAGTGCGTCTGGTTTCATGCGGTCAGTGTCGGGGAAGTGCTGCAGATTGAGCCGGTCGTGAATTCCTGGAAAGAGCGGCACCCCGACTGGGAAGTCGCGATCAGTATTACGACGCAAACCGGAATGCAGGTTGCTCGGAAGACTTATCCCGACTGCCGACTGTTTTATTGCCCACTCGATTTTTCCTGGGCCGTCCGAAATGTGATTCAGCGATTGAAGCCCAGTTGTCTGGGGTTGGTCGAACTTGAGTTGTGGCCGAATCTGATTCTGGAAACTCATCGGGCTAATATTCCGGTCACTTTAATCAATGGTCGCTTGAGTGCCAACAGCTTCAAAGGCTACCGCAGATTTCGCTCATTGATCCGTCCTCTGCTCCAGCGATTCTCGTTAATCGTTGCCCAGAATTCAGAGTATGCAGACCGTTTTCTCGCACTGGGAGCAAATGCGAGTCGGCTCGAAACTGCTGGGTCGATCAAGTTCGATCGATTGATGACGGATCGTAATCATCTTCGTGTTCAGGAACTTCGGAACGCATTTGCAATTTCGCCGGACGCTCCCGTCATGATGGCGGGCAGCACAGGGGAGCCGGAAGAGTCTCTGATTCTCTCTGCGTGGAAAACACTTCGAAGCGAATTTCCAGACTTACAACTCATCATCGCTCCCAGACATCAGGAACGCTTTGACGAAGTTTCTCAGTTGATCCAGGAGTCGGGATCTCAAGTTTTACGCCGTTCACTGGTCAATTCTGGAGAACAGTCAGGGCGTGATGCCGATTCTTCAACCGTTCGATTGCTCGATACACTCGGCGAACTTTCCGCCTGTTGGGGTCTGGCAGAGATTGCTTTTGTCGGCGGGAGTTTTAATCAGCGGGGCGGTCAGAACATGATGGAGCCTGCAGGATATGGAGCCGCAATTGTGCTGGGGCCGAATACCTGGAACTTTATCGAAGTTGTCGAGGAACTCGAACGTCGCAAAGCTTGCATGGTCATCCCTACAGGTGATGAGCTGGCCGATTGTATTTCGGTACTGTTGCACCAGCCCGAAAACGCAGAGTTGATCGGCAATGCCGCCCGGAAATATGTACTCTCCCAGCAGGGTGCAACCCGGAAAACGATGGAATGGATCGAACAAACGCTGGAAATCCCGTTCAAAAGAATTCAAAAATCTGCTGCTTGA
- a CDS encoding SirB1 family protein — MNLQEIRQEFVEDTEFLKLCDRYEEIDLSVAALELARDYYPDLDFDHSLVWIDERADEIRQQTSSFQKPYSQIEFLAETIGTRHGLRGDNAAFQAADGSFMNSVIKTGRGIPISLSILYMAVAKRAGIDLEGVAAPAHFLTRLETIEGPVFLDAYTPGRYMQYDECVDWVQTIADVSRSDAKSGLKSVGHRTIVTRMLNNLKVLYIEQQKWEHALRVQNRLLLLNPSQYASRRDLALISLKAGYPGEALALLRKVVSVAPELEQRMLRSQITQAFNEITRWN; from the coding sequence ATGAATCTACAAGAAATACGCCAGGAATTTGTTGAAGACACCGAGTTTTTGAAACTCTGTGATCGTTACGAAGAGATCGATCTGTCTGTCGCGGCTCTCGAATTGGCTCGCGACTATTATCCCGATCTCGACTTCGACCACTCCCTCGTCTGGATCGATGAACGGGCAGACGAAATTCGTCAGCAAACATCTTCCTTCCAGAAACCGTATTCGCAGATCGAGTTTCTTGCAGAGACAATCGGGACAAGGCACGGATTACGCGGCGATAACGCCGCTTTTCAGGCCGCCGATGGCAGCTTTATGAATAGTGTGATCAAAACCGGCCGTGGCATCCCGATCAGTCTGTCCATCCTATATATGGCTGTGGCAAAACGCGCAGGCATCGATTTGGAAGGTGTCGCTGCACCGGCTCATTTTCTGACACGACTCGAAACCATCGAAGGCCCGGTCTTTCTCGATGCCTATACCCCAGGTCGTTACATGCAATACGACGAATGTGTCGACTGGGTGCAGACGATTGCCGATGTTTCTCGTAGCGACGCCAAATCCGGTCTAAAATCTGTCGGTCATCGCACTATTGTCACACGCATGCTCAACAACCTGAAAGTACTCTATATCGAACAACAGAAGTGGGAGCATGCCCTGCGCGTGCAAAATCGTCTCCTGCTGCTCAATCCTTCCCAGTACGCTTCCCGGCGTGACCTGGCTTTAATTTCGCTCAAAGCCGGTTATCCAGGAGAAGCACTTGCTCTGCTGCGAAAAGTGGTCTCGGTGGCTCCTGAACTCGAACAGCGGATGCTCCGAAGTCAGATCACTCAGGCGTTCAACGAAATTACTCGTTGGAATTGA
- a CDS encoding S1C family serine protease: MKKICNGTVKAGCLLIVFSSLLVVEISSSLAQGVSDLGSKSLGTSRTALKIATDANVAENDLVADQIPKQALKQLDPEIDRIPFDDLPLSPQDLKLLEEATIELIPDYQAATVNIQVGGGQGSGVVISPEGHILTAAHVVGEVGNSVVIVFTDGRRHRATVVGLDVRADAAIVRLDGKGPYKFIPMATNEFAKPGRWVVAIGHPNGYETSRLPVIRLGRTLSITPRTIQTDCSLVGGDSGGPLFDLNGRVVGIHSRIGVSNSINYHVPVQVYLKDWEELNEGDTHDEDSDNNSKPAPPRKAYLGIRGRDATGNGCIITEVSPNGPAEDAGVKPGDIITKCDGKNVKNFRDLVAALKSNQPEDEIKITVRRKNAMKELTVKLGATEL; encoded by the coding sequence ATGAAAAAGATCTGCAATGGAACAGTAAAGGCTGGATGTTTATTGATCGTGTTTTCATCCCTGCTGGTCGTTGAGATTTCATCGAGTCTGGCTCAGGGAGTTTCAGACCTGGGTAGCAAATCTCTTGGCACAAGCCGCACCGCTCTGAAGATTGCGACCGATGCAAATGTTGCCGAGAATGATCTTGTTGCAGATCAAATTCCGAAACAGGCCCTCAAACAACTCGATCCTGAAATAGATCGGATCCCATTTGATGATTTGCCACTCTCTCCCCAGGATTTAAAACTTCTCGAAGAAGCGACCATCGAATTAATCCCTGACTATCAGGCTGCCACTGTTAATATTCAAGTTGGTGGCGGTCAGGGAAGCGGTGTGGTGATCAGCCCTGAGGGGCATATTCTGACAGCCGCTCATGTCGTGGGTGAAGTTGGAAACTCAGTCGTCATTGTATTTACAGATGGACGCCGACATCGCGCGACTGTTGTTGGTCTCGATGTTCGAGCCGATGCTGCAATTGTGCGACTCGATGGCAAGGGCCCCTACAAATTCATTCCGATGGCGACCAATGAATTCGCAAAACCGGGACGCTGGGTCGTTGCGATTGGTCATCCCAACGGATACGAAACAAGTCGACTTCCTGTCATTCGGCTCGGTCGAACTCTCTCAATCACTCCCCGAACAATTCAAACAGACTGTTCACTCGTCGGTGGAGATTCCGGTGGACCACTCTTCGATTTGAATGGTCGCGTGGTCGGGATTCACAGTCGTATCGGTGTCAGTAACAGCATCAATTATCACGTCCCCGTTCAAGTCTACTTAAAAGACTGGGAAGAGTTGAACGAAGGTGACACACACGATGAAGACTCCGATAACAATTCCAAACCCGCTCCTCCACGAAAGGCTTATCTGGGAATTCGCGGTCGCGATGCCACCGGTAATGGTTGTATCATCACAGAAGTCAGTCCGAATGGCCCAGCCGAAGATGCGGGAGTCAAACCGGGAGACATTATTACAAAGTGCGATGGCAAGAACGTAAAAAACTTCAGAGACCTTGTCGCGGCTTTGAAATCGAATCAGCCCGAGGACGAAATCAAAATTACCGTTCGTCGAAAAAACGCAATGAAAGAATTGACGGTGAAACTGGGAGCCACTGAGTTGTAG
- the zwf gene encoding glucose-6-phosphate dehydrogenase, translating to MQFSASTPTEALAKPATILIFGASGDLTARKLVPALYTLWKTGYLPKSTQIVGVARREKTDESYRGEMLEAVKTSSRTGEVTQENWDLFSQSLHYREVDLEKPEQFDALKVSLEKLEEENGLGGQRIVYLATAPQLFQPSVEALSKAGMIPAPDAPNWLRVVVEKPFGHDLKSSQELSANLSKLLAEKQIYRIDHYLGKETVQNILLFRFGNSIFEPLLNRNHVDNVQITVAESQGMERGRGGYYDQSGALRDVLQNHVLQLLCLIAMEPPSLFRGENIRDEKLKVLQALRPGDPDNIDNWAIPGQYTAAEKDGQVLKGYRHEERIPEISRRETYVAMEARIDNWRWEGVPFYMRTGKRLPARGTEIAIKFKLPPLNLFSTVECDGDMCEMVEAQQNTLVFRIQPYEGIMLQCSTKRPGMQYQIHPVTMDFAYNDAFQIDMPEAYERLLLDVMRGDSTLFTRSDELEAAWRFVTPVLDHWENRTKDPEFYQAGSWGPDEADRLLTREGRTWRKPSFQKKY from the coding sequence ATGCAATTTTCCGCATCTACACCGACAGAGGCTTTAGCGAAGCCAGCCACCATCCTCATTTTCGGAGCCTCGGGCGACCTGACGGCTCGCAAACTGGTTCCTGCGTTATACACGCTTTGGAAAACAGGATATCTCCCCAAAAGCACTCAAATTGTAGGAGTGGCTCGAAGAGAAAAGACGGACGAATCGTATCGCGGCGAAATGTTAGAAGCCGTCAAAACATCGTCACGTACCGGGGAAGTCACTCAGGAAAACTGGGATCTCTTTTCCCAGTCTTTACATTACCGGGAAGTCGATCTGGAAAAACCGGAGCAGTTTGATGCTCTGAAAGTTTCGCTGGAGAAACTGGAAGAAGAAAATGGTTTGGGCGGACAACGAATCGTCTATCTGGCGACCGCTCCTCAACTGTTTCAGCCTTCTGTCGAGGCCCTTTCAAAAGCGGGAATGATTCCTGCCCCAGATGCCCCGAACTGGTTACGCGTTGTTGTCGAAAAACCGTTCGGTCACGACCTGAAATCCTCACAGGAACTCAGCGCCAATCTCAGCAAATTGCTGGCTGAGAAGCAGATTTATCGTATCGATCATTATCTCGGTAAAGAAACCGTACAGAACATCTTGCTGTTCCGCTTTGGAAACTCGATATTTGAGCCTCTGCTCAATAGAAATCATGTCGACAATGTACAAATTACCGTGGCCGAATCGCAGGGGATGGAGCGTGGACGTGGCGGCTATTACGATCAATCGGGAGCACTGCGGGATGTTCTGCAGAACCACGTCTTGCAATTACTTTGCTTGATCGCGATGGAACCTCCCTCGTTATTCCGTGGTGAAAATATTCGCGATGAAAAACTGAAAGTCCTTCAGGCACTCCGCCCCGGAGATCCTGATAACATCGATAACTGGGCGATCCCCGGTCAATACACGGCTGCCGAGAAAGATGGGCAGGTCCTCAAAGGATACCGCCATGAAGAACGGATCCCGGAAATTTCCCGTCGGGAAACATACGTCGCGATGGAAGCCCGGATCGACAACTGGCGCTGGGAAGGCGTGCCTTTCTACATGCGAACCGGGAAACGCCTGCCCGCTCGTGGAACTGAAATCGCGATCAAATTCAAGCTGCCACCGCTGAATCTGTTCTCAACCGTTGAGTGCGATGGCGACATGTGCGAAATGGTTGAGGCTCAGCAGAATACCTTGGTGTTCCGCATTCAGCCTTACGAAGGCATCATGCTGCAATGCTCAACCAAACGTCCAGGCATGCAGTATCAGATCCATCCGGTCACAATGGACTTTGCCTATAACGATGCATTTCAAATCGATATGCCCGAAGCCTACGAACGACTCCTGCTCGATGTGATGCGGGGCGACTCGACCCTCTTCACCCGCAGCGATGAACTCGAAGCGGCCTGGCGATTTGTGACTCCAGTCCTCGACCATTGGGAGAACCGCACAAAAGATCCCGAATTCTACCAGGCCGGCAGTTGGGGGCCTGACGAAGCGGATCGGTTACTCACACGAGAAGGCCGCACCTGGCGTAAACCGAGTTTCCAGAAGAAATATTAA
- a CDS encoding Maf family protein: MSDLSGKTIILGSRSPQRRELLERLYPEARIEILPPDDPEELSFDRIHSLEGIHQQIQRISRLKNETVARQCKGQKYDYLLTADTVIVVEPTNNHYLVLGQPPEMDYAATVKFWFGNYYLGKSHQAISAVTIRNRNQKNFETLVTTTVQMQQASSALVDWYLQTDEPRGKAGGYAIQGLGNLFVSQISGSLSNVVGLPMFETQELFERAADQTAG, from the coding sequence ATGTCAGATCTATCAGGCAAGACGATCATTCTCGGGTCGCGTTCACCGCAACGCCGGGAACTGCTCGAACGACTCTATCCTGAAGCAAGGATCGAAATTCTACCACCCGATGATCCAGAAGAATTGTCGTTTGATAGAATCCATTCCCTCGAAGGTATCCATCAGCAGATTCAACGCATCTCACGTCTCAAAAATGAAACCGTTGCCCGGCAATGCAAGGGTCAGAAGTATGATTACCTGCTGACTGCTGATACGGTCATTGTTGTCGAGCCGACGAATAATCATTATCTCGTACTCGGGCAGCCTCCAGAAATGGATTATGCTGCTACCGTCAAATTCTGGTTTGGAAATTATTATCTCGGCAAATCCCATCAGGCGATTTCAGCTGTCACGATACGCAATCGAAATCAGAAAAATTTCGAGACACTAGTGACGACTACTGTGCAGATGCAGCAGGCCTCCTCAGCCTTAGTAGACTGGTATCTGCAGACCGACGAACCACGTGGCAAAGCGGGAGGGTACGCCATTCAGGGGCTGGGCAATTTATTTGTCTCACAAATTTCAGGCAGCTTATCAAATGTCGTCGGCTTGCCGATGTTCGAGACGCAGGAACTATTCGAGCGAGCAGCCGATCAAACTGCGGGGTAA
- the queF gene encoding preQ(1) synthase, which yields MTEPSRDLLETFENPNPDRDYVIETICPEFTSVCPKTGQPDYGTLTIAYIPDEVCFELKSLKMYLQEYRNHGAFYESVTNKILDDLVAVTQPRSMEIRAEFTPRGGIRTNVIVSYPDENWDE from the coding sequence ATGACTGAGCCGTCACGCGACCTGCTGGAAACTTTTGAAAATCCAAATCCGGATCGCGATTATGTGATCGAAACGATTTGTCCGGAGTTCACATCGGTCTGTCCGAAAACCGGTCAGCCAGATTATGGCACTCTGACAATTGCTTACATTCCCGACGAAGTCTGCTTCGAACTCAAATCGTTGAAGATGTACCTGCAGGAATATCGGAATCATGGAGCGTTTTATGAAAGCGTCACCAACAAAATTCTGGACGATTTAGTCGCAGTGACCCAGCCAAGATCGATGGAAATCCGAGCCGAGTTCACACCTCGTGGCGGAATCCGGACGAATGTGATCGTCAGCTATCCGGACGAAAACTGGGACGAATAA